Proteins encoded together in one uncultured Sphaerochaeta sp. window:
- the hisC gene encoding histidinol-phosphate transaminase — MRELLRKNIANLTPYSCARNDFTGKAEVYLDANENWQDFVEKADANRYPDPLSVAVRKKVEEVLGLPFSKTVLGNGSDELIDNLLRCFCEPGKDSILLMPPTYGAYKVFADINDVGVSTVPLTSSFAIDVPALSQFLQREKENRNGDGRLKVLFICSPNNPSGNAFPLSEVRKVCELFDGITVVDEAYYDFSDKESAAKLLDSFPNLVVLRTLSKCWALASARVGIAVADEEMVSVFRSMKYPYNLGTPSQELALKALGNAGEVEKGLRLIKEERLRLEEELKTLACVRTVFPSDANFFLVRVSDALSIYHYLAGLGIIVRNRSKELHCENCLRVTIGSRKENDRLLAALAAYKER; from the coding sequence ATGAGAGAGTTGCTGAGAAAGAATATCGCCAATTTGACCCCGTACAGCTGTGCACGTAACGATTTTACCGGGAAAGCCGAGGTCTATCTTGATGCGAACGAGAATTGGCAGGATTTTGTTGAGAAAGCAGATGCAAACCGCTATCCAGACCCGCTTTCGGTTGCGGTGCGCAAAAAGGTCGAAGAGGTGCTTGGCCTTCCTTTTTCGAAGACCGTTTTGGGCAATGGCAGTGATGAGTTGATCGACAATCTGTTACGTTGTTTCTGTGAACCAGGAAAGGACTCAATCTTGCTCATGCCCCCCACCTATGGTGCATACAAGGTATTTGCAGACATCAATGATGTTGGAGTCTCCACCGTTCCCTTGACCTCCTCCTTTGCAATTGATGTTCCTGCACTCTCCCAGTTCCTGCAACGGGAGAAGGAGAACAGAAATGGGGATGGTAGACTGAAGGTGCTCTTTATCTGCAGCCCAAACAACCCCAGTGGAAATGCATTCCCCCTCAGCGAGGTGAGGAAGGTGTGTGAGCTTTTTGATGGCATTACCGTGGTTGATGAAGCCTATTATGATTTCAGTGACAAGGAGAGTGCGGCCAAGTTGTTGGATTCCTTCCCGAATCTGGTGGTGCTGAGGACCCTCTCCAAGTGCTGGGCTCTTGCCAGTGCGAGGGTCGGTATTGCTGTCGCTGATGAGGAAATGGTATCAGTCTTCAGAAGTATGAAGTACCCCTATAACCTCGGAACTCCGAGTCAGGAGTTGGCACTCAAGGCTCTTGGCAATGCAGGTGAGGTAGAGAAGGGTCTTCGCCTTATCAAGGAAGAGAGGCTGCGTTTGGAAGAGGAGTTGAAAACGCTTGCATGTGTGAGGACGGTCTTTCCCAGTGATGCGAACTTCTTTCTTGTACGGGTTTCCGATGCCCTTTCGATCTACCACTATCTTGCAGGGCTGGGTATCATCGTGCGTAATCGAAGTAAAGAACTGCACTGTGAAAACTGCCTGAGAGTTACCATAGGAAGCAGGAAAGAGAATGACAGACTGCTTGCAGCATTGGCTGCATACAAGGAGCGCTAA
- the hisD gene encoding histidinol dehydrogenase: MAFLQRYENPPDEQLKKLLTRNLDTTQSVTKQVTAILDAVKEEGDVALFRFASEFDGAFLASLSVSPEERKAAEVQVDDSLKRALSQAYDNIHSFHAAQMPTGEQVTVAEGISLSRKVVPLNRVGLYIPGGTAPLFSTVLMLAIPALVAGCPEVVLCTPPGKQGTIHPAILYAAELCNVKEIYAVGGAQAIAAMAYGTQSIKAVDKIFGPGNQYVTEAKVQVSSTTCAIDMPAGPSEVMVVASPSSNPAFVASDLLSQAEHGRDSQAMLVVQGEKSEGNAFIDQVEVAIAKQLTELQRTTFLKQSLAGSRAFIVPDLEVSAHIVNAYAPEHLIIDLGEAEDDALLEKVVNAGSVFLGPYSCESAGDYASGTNHTLPTNGWARSYSGVSTDSFIKKITVQKISKEGLASLAPTLLCMAEQEQLGAHRGAVAVRLGGER; this comes from the coding sequence ATGGCCTTTCTACAGCGGTATGAGAATCCACCGGATGAGCAGTTGAAGAAGTTGCTTACACGGAATCTGGATACAACACAATCGGTAACCAAACAGGTTACCGCAATTCTGGATGCAGTGAAGGAGGAAGGCGATGTCGCCCTCTTTCGCTTTGCATCAGAGTTCGATGGAGCCTTCCTTGCATCCCTCTCTGTATCCCCCGAAGAGAGGAAAGCAGCAGAGGTACAAGTGGATGATTCACTGAAGCGGGCTCTCAGCCAGGCCTATGACAATATCCATAGCTTCCATGCTGCGCAGATGCCCACTGGTGAGCAGGTAACGGTTGCTGAGGGTATCTCTCTCTCCAGGAAGGTTGTTCCCCTGAATCGGGTTGGACTTTATATCCCTGGTGGTACCGCACCGCTGTTTTCCACTGTCCTGATGTTGGCAATACCAGCCTTGGTAGCGGGGTGTCCAGAGGTGGTCCTCTGCACCCCTCCAGGGAAACAAGGAACGATTCACCCGGCCATTCTCTATGCTGCGGAGCTGTGTAATGTGAAGGAAATCTATGCAGTGGGAGGTGCTCAGGCTATTGCTGCCATGGCATATGGAACCCAGTCCATCAAAGCAGTGGACAAGATTTTTGGACCAGGCAACCAGTATGTGACTGAAGCAAAGGTACAGGTAAGCAGTACTACCTGTGCCATTGATATGCCGGCAGGTCCGAGTGAGGTAATGGTCGTTGCATCTCCTTCCTCCAACCCAGCTTTTGTAGCCAGTGACTTGCTCAGCCAGGCAGAACATGGAAGAGATAGCCAGGCGATGCTTGTTGTGCAGGGAGAAAAAAGTGAAGGGAATGCCTTTATCGATCAGGTGGAAGTAGCGATAGCCAAGCAACTTACCGAATTGCAGAGAACAACCTTTTTAAAGCAGAGTCTTGCCGGTTCCAGGGCCTTTATTGTCCCTGACCTGGAGGTCTCTGCACACATTGTCAATGCATATGCCCCTGAACACCTGATCATCGATCTAGGAGAAGCAGAGGATGATGCATTGCTGGAGAAGGTGGTCAATGCTGGGTCGGTATTCCTCGGGCCCTACTCCTGTGAGAGTGCAGGGGATTATGCAAGCGGCACAAATCACACTCTTCCCACCAATGGATGGGCACGCTCATACAGCGGGGTGAGTACCGATTCATTCATCAAGAAAATTACCGTACAGAAAATCAGCAAGGAAGGCCTTGCCTCTCTTGCACCAACCCTGCTCTGTATGGCAGAACAGGAACAGCTAGGTGCTCACCGGGGTGCGGTTGCAGTTCGTTTGGGAGGAGAGAGATGA
- the hisG gene encoding ATP phosphoribosyltransferase codes for MAEVVRIAIQKSGRLSEKSLQIIKNCGIKFGSDARVLKEEASNFPLEFLYVRDDDIPAYIRDGIADIGIVGRNEYDEQAIDLEVLRDLGFAKCRLSIAVPNDFVYQGLSSLEGKRVATSYPNILGGILKENGVSASFVQVSGSVEITPAVGVADAICDLVSTGATLAMNGLREVQSIYTSTAVMIGRKQMANAEKQRILDRLMIRLDAVMKASSYKYIMFNLPEEHLEQVAHIIGGMKSPTVTPLMEKGWVSVQTVVAEDTFWEDFEQLKALGAQGILVTPIEKMTE; via the coding sequence ATGGCTGAAGTAGTACGAATTGCAATCCAGAAGAGCGGAAGGCTGAGCGAAAAATCGTTGCAGATCATCAAGAACTGCGGGATCAAGTTCGGCAGTGATGCCCGTGTCCTGAAAGAGGAAGCTTCCAACTTCCCCTTGGAGTTTCTCTATGTACGGGATGACGATATTCCTGCCTACATACGGGATGGAATAGCTGATATCGGGATTGTGGGAAGAAATGAGTATGATGAACAGGCAATCGACCTGGAAGTACTCAGAGACCTTGGTTTTGCCAAGTGCCGGCTGAGTATAGCGGTGCCCAATGACTTCGTGTATCAGGGGCTTTCCTCTCTGGAAGGAAAGCGCGTGGCAACCAGCTATCCAAACATCCTTGGAGGTATCCTGAAAGAGAATGGAGTTTCTGCAAGCTTCGTCCAGGTCTCCGGATCTGTGGAGATAACTCCTGCTGTTGGTGTTGCTGATGCCATTTGTGACCTGGTTTCCACTGGAGCGACCTTGGCGATGAACGGATTGAGAGAGGTGCAGAGCATCTATACATCAACCGCTGTCATGATCGGGCGCAAGCAGATGGCCAATGCTGAAAAACAACGTATTCTTGACCGCCTGATGATCCGCCTTGATGCAGTCATGAAGGCTTCCTCCTATAAGTACATCATGTTCAACCTTCCCGAGGAACACCTGGAGCAGGTGGCTCACATCATCGGTGGCATGAAGAGCCCTACGGTCACTCCATTGATGGAAAAGGGGTGGGTCTCTGTACAAACTGTTGTGGCAGAGGATACCTTTTGGGAGGACTTTGAACAGCTCAAGGCCCTTGGTGCACAGGGGATACTCGTAACCCCGATTGAAAAGATGACAGAGTAG
- a CDS encoding alpha/beta hydrolase, producing the protein MNNRGYFRSGLPYTTIGNGPKPLVVFEGLTFSHKPQPPVILKMYSFLCTDYTIYSVLRRPQPPDHYSLDDMANDYAQMIREEFTVPVDIIGISTGGSVALHFAALHPSLVRRLVIHSSAHTLNDRAKQLQLDVARAAENGNWGKAWRLLIGTGFTSPFAKPLVFLLGFFLSLDHPKNARDLVVTVEAEDNHAFRDHLLEIACPTLVAGGEDDFFYSPELFRETAQGIPDARLCLYPHMGHPARGDLFKADVLSFLLEA; encoded by the coding sequence GTGAACAACCGTGGGTACTTTAGGAGTGGATTACCTTACACGACCATAGGGAATGGACCAAAGCCCTTGGTGGTGTTTGAGGGGCTGACCTTCTCCCACAAGCCCCAACCGCCAGTCATACTCAAGATGTACTCTTTCCTCTGTACGGACTACACCATCTACAGTGTACTTCGTCGTCCACAACCACCCGATCATTATTCACTGGATGATATGGCGAATGACTATGCCCAGATGATCAGGGAAGAGTTCACAGTCCCGGTGGACATCATCGGTATCTCCACCGGGGGCTCAGTTGCATTGCACTTTGCCGCTCTTCATCCTAGTCTAGTACGCCGACTGGTAATTCACTCAAGCGCACATACCTTGAACGACAGGGCAAAACAACTCCAGTTGGATGTTGCCCGAGCTGCCGAGAATGGTAACTGGGGAAAAGCCTGGAGATTACTTATTGGAACCGGCTTTACCTCCCCGTTTGCAAAGCCGCTAGTTTTTCTGCTTGGTTTCTTTCTCTCCCTCGATCATCCCAAGAATGCAAGGGACCTGGTGGTGACCGTAGAGGCGGAGGACAACCATGCCTTCCGTGACCATCTCCTTGAAATAGCATGTCCCACGCTGGTAGCGGGGGGCGAGGACGATTTTTTCTACAGCCCAGAGCTCTTTAGGGAGACTGCCCAGGGCATCCCTGATGCAAGGCTCTGTCTCTATCCTCATATGGGACACCCTGCGAGGGGGGATCTGTTTAAAGCGGATGTACTTTCATTCCTACTGGAAGCGTAA
- a CDS encoding flavodoxin family protein, producing MNILVVYDSMYGNTEKVAQAIGTAIGATVLHVNQVKEEHLTGLDILIVGSPTQAFQPLKPMKTFLKDLPSGILKGVKIASFDTRSDVEEVGSKLLSFLVKLFGYAAEPMQAKLVRKGGVKVTTPAGFFVHGKEGPLKDGEVERAIQWAKQMLP from the coding sequence ATGAATATTTTAGTAGTGTATGATTCCATGTACGGGAATACAGAGAAGGTCGCTCAAGCAATCGGTACTGCAATCGGAGCAACCGTACTGCATGTAAATCAAGTGAAGGAAGAACATCTTACCGGCCTCGATATCCTGATTGTTGGATCACCGACCCAAGCCTTCCAACCACTGAAACCCATGAAGACCTTCCTGAAAGATCTTCCATCTGGAATACTGAAGGGAGTCAAGATTGCATCCTTCGATACCCGCTCAGATGTGGAGGAAGTGGGCAGCAAACTGTTGAGTTTCTTGGTAAAGCTGTTTGGGTATGCCGCTGAGCCGATGCAAGCAAAATTGGTGAGGAAGGGAGGTGTAAAAGTGACCACCCCTGCTGGTTTTTTCGTACATGGCAAGGAAGGTCCTCTCAAGGATGGTGAAGTTGAACGTGCCATCCAGTGGGCCAAGCAGATGCTCCCGTGA
- a CDS encoding P-II family nitrogen regulator encodes MKLLVFVLNNEAFLEEVMEAYVEAGITGSTILDSEGMGRFLTYEVPLFEGFKDFMKGNKPYNKTIFSVVHNEEVVQQAKKLVEEIVGSLDNPGTGIMFTLPVDWAAGLVREAEEV; translated from the coding sequence ATGAAACTATTGGTTTTCGTCTTGAATAACGAAGCGTTTCTGGAAGAGGTCATGGAAGCCTATGTAGAGGCTGGCATCACCGGGTCCACCATCCTCGACAGTGAGGGAATGGGACGTTTCCTTACCTATGAGGTCCCGCTCTTTGAAGGATTCAAGGACTTCATGAAGGGCAATAAACCCTACAACAAGACGATTTTCTCGGTAGTGCACAACGAAGAAGTGGTGCAACAAGCCAAGAAACTGGTAGAGGAGATTGTTGGAAGCCTGGATAATCCAGGAACCGGAATCATGTTCACGCTACCTGTGGATTGGGCAGCCGGCCTGGTAAGGGAAGCAGAAGAGGTGTAG
- a CDS encoding PTS sugar transporter subunit IIA, with protein MEGISRLIDESCILLDREEHSIETIIKTLTEQLSSTHPDLAPQHLMQKVIDGGFHTTCMGEECAITHARCPSMTKTLMAVMRLDPPLDLKAIDGKKVRLVFLLVGPQSSASFHLKILSRLARLLHNEALRNDLLGAETGKAFLDRIIRQED; from the coding sequence ATGGAAGGAATTAGCAGATTGATTGACGAGTCGTGTATCTTGCTCGATAGAGAAGAACACTCAATTGAGACCATCATCAAGACATTGACTGAACAACTGAGCAGTACACATCCTGACCTTGCACCCCAGCATCTGATGCAGAAGGTCATCGATGGGGGATTCCACACCACCTGTATGGGAGAAGAGTGCGCTATCACTCATGCCCGTTGCCCATCCATGACCAAAACACTCATGGCGGTAATGCGCCTTGACCCTCCCTTGGACCTAAAAGCAATTGATGGCAAAAAGGTCCGCTTGGTATTTCTCTTGGTTGGTCCACAAAGTAGTGCAAGTTTTCACCTGAAAATTCTCAGCAGACTTGCCCGTCTCCTCCATAATGAAGCTCTTCGTAATGACTTGCTGGGTGCAGAAACCGGCAAGGCTTTCTTGGATAGGATTATTCGTCAGGAGGATTGA
- a CDS encoding Na+/H+ antiporter subunit E has translation MNSRRVWAILRFVLTTLFLYFVWVLFTADLGLFSLLFGLGASVLTAALTYHIFLPEHEANLRFFIPHLWALLRFLFLMVLSLYQSSYQVVKAVITGNTNPRIVHFRTHLRSDLARTVLANAITFTPGTMTLDLNDDHLTVHWLLCTTTHAKAAGEAVKTKLEHALGRTWL, from the coding sequence ATGAATAGCAGACGAGTCTGGGCGATCCTGCGTTTTGTGTTGACCACCCTGTTTTTGTACTTCGTCTGGGTCTTGTTCACCGCCGACTTGGGCCTTTTCAGCCTGCTCTTTGGGCTTGGAGCCTCAGTTTTAACTGCAGCACTCACCTACCACATCTTCCTTCCCGAACATGAGGCAAACCTGCGCTTTTTCATCCCTCACCTCTGGGCTCTCCTGAGATTCCTGTTTCTTATGGTCCTTTCCTTGTATCAATCGAGTTATCAAGTAGTGAAAGCTGTCATAACAGGGAACACCAATCCAAGGATTGTACACTTCAGGACCCATCTTCGCAGTGATCTCGCAAGGACAGTACTGGCAAATGCCATCACATTCACTCCAGGAACCATGACCCTTGATCTTAATGACGACCATCTCACCGTCCACTGGCTCCTATGCACCACAACCCATGCAAAAGCAGCAGGAGAAGCAGTCAAGACAAAACTCGAACATGCACTTGGGAGGACATGGCTATGA
- a CDS encoding monovalent cation/H+ antiporter complex subunit F, with product MTDILLQAMLVMLILFAIGTLLRLLFGPTASDRLVALNVLSAVSLALLVLWGIRVGRTLYLDVALVYDIFGFLGFLAITRFLKDRKEN from the coding sequence ATGACAGATATACTCCTCCAGGCAATGCTGGTGATGTTGATTCTTTTTGCCATCGGCACATTACTGAGGCTACTGTTCGGGCCCACAGCAAGTGACCGATTGGTTGCATTGAATGTACTGAGCGCTGTCTCTCTTGCACTGCTGGTGCTCTGGGGAATCAGGGTCGGGCGTACACTGTATCTGGATGTTGCCTTGGTCTATGACATCTTTGGATTCCTCGGATTCCTTGCGATCACCCGGTTCCTTAAAGACCGAAAGGAGAACTGA
- a CDS encoding monovalent cation/H(+) antiporter subunit G: MIIREILALIAFLVGTFFGLFGMVGLFRFRDPYSRLHAGSLCGTTAVFSYLIALLLLSPTLASGARIFIILVFFLISAPTGSSIVAKFIWESEDATRQRSSMKREDKSL, from the coding sequence ATGATTATACGAGAGATCCTGGCATTGATAGCCTTCTTGGTTGGAACCTTCTTTGGTCTGTTCGGGATGGTTGGGCTCTTCCGTTTCCGAGACCCCTACTCCCGCCTCCATGCGGGATCCCTGTGTGGAACCACCGCAGTTTTCTCATATCTAATCGCTTTACTCTTGCTCTCTCCAACGCTCGCGAGCGGGGCACGGATTTTCATAATTCTGGTATTTTTCCTTATTTCTGCTCCCACAGGGTCCTCAATCGTGGCCAAGTTTATCTGGGAGAGTGAGGATGCCACCCGGCAACGATCATCAATGAAGAGGGAGGATAAGAGCCTATGA
- a CDS encoding hydrogenase subunit MbhD domain-containing protein: MTILLLTMILALGSFALLSKDLLHSVIALSALSMLSALMFTILKAPDVAITEAAVGAGVSTIIFVWAIRHTRRRSKD, from the coding sequence ATGACCATCCTCCTTCTCACTATGATTCTAGCTCTTGGCAGCTTCGCATTGCTCTCCAAGGACCTGTTGCATTCAGTGATAGCCCTTTCTGCTCTCAGCATGCTCAGCGCCCTGATGTTCACGATACTCAAGGCTCCAGACGTTGCCATTACCGAGGCAGCTGTAGGGGCCGGTGTTTCCACCATCATCTTTGTATGGGCTATTCGCCATACTCGAAGAAGGAGCAAAGATTAG
- a CDS encoding MnhB domain-containing protein, which translates to MKRTLFIIKITFTLLVLALAILPVILSSHPWPEASRDYLYEHALTDTGAVNTVSSIYLGYRAMDTLGETLVLLVSITGTMGILINLGRESEEEEAVSFSLAPEKRPTNAQRTHLLEVVSSKLGPVVLLFGFYVMLYGHISPGGGFQGGVIVASAIVFLALGTETQTKLTNTNVLGRIEALSFLVLIIAATSGVFFESGFFGNPIKSGSSLSANFIILLNIIIGLKVGTSIAVMCIAMMGGRRGH; encoded by the coding sequence GTGAAACGAACACTGTTCATCATAAAAATCACATTCACCCTCCTTGTCTTGGCCCTAGCCATCCTCCCGGTAATCCTCTCCTCCCACCCCTGGCCGGAGGCATCGAGGGACTACCTCTATGAACATGCGCTCACTGACACGGGAGCCGTGAACACTGTCAGCTCTATTTACTTGGGGTATCGGGCAATGGATACCTTGGGGGAAACCTTGGTTTTGCTGGTCTCCATCACCGGTACGATGGGAATTCTGATCAACCTTGGAAGGGAGAGTGAGGAAGAGGAAGCGGTGAGTTTCTCCCTCGCTCCTGAAAAACGTCCCACCAATGCACAAAGGACCCACCTTCTTGAGGTGGTTTCCTCAAAGCTTGGTCCAGTCGTATTGCTCTTTGGGTTCTATGTCATGTTGTATGGGCATATCTCCCCAGGTGGAGGATTCCAGGGAGGAGTCATTGTTGCCTCAGCCATCGTATTCCTTGCACTCGGAACCGAGACGCAGACCAAGTTGACGAACACAAATGTACTAGGAAGAATAGAGGCTCTCTCATTCCTTGTACTCATCATTGCAGCTACCAGTGGGGTCTTCTTCGAAAGTGGTTTCTTTGGTAACCCGATCAAGAGCGGTTCTTCCCTCTCTGCCAACTTCATCATCCTTTTAAACATCATCATCGGGCTGAAGGTAGGAACAAGCATTGCAGTCATGTGTATTGCCATGATGGGAGGTCGCCGTGGTCATTGA
- a CDS encoding sodium:proton antiporter → MVIERILIFLLALVGFSAIVGAKNIIKKVFGLNILNAAVVLLYILEGSRIGDQAPILGEGVTNMVDPVPQALMLTAIVIGVCVTALALALAVRLYKATGSLEIDTISERLRSEH, encoded by the coding sequence GTGGTCATTGAACGCATTTTGATCTTCCTGCTTGCCCTGGTAGGATTCAGCGCTATCGTGGGGGCAAAGAACATCATCAAGAAAGTGTTTGGTCTCAATATCCTGAACGCTGCAGTGGTACTGCTCTATATCCTGGAAGGGAGCAGGATCGGGGACCAAGCCCCCATCCTGGGGGAGGGGGTAACCAACATGGTAGACCCTGTTCCCCAGGCATTGATGCTGACCGCTATTGTCATTGGAGTGTGTGTTACTGCGCTTGCCTTGGCTCTAGCAGTTAGGCTATACAAGGCAACCGGTTCCTTGGAGATAGACACGATCAGTGAGAGGTTGCGTAGTGAGCATTGA
- a CDS encoding proton-conducting transporter membrane subunit — protein MSIESLFLSPVYLPMLGAALILVTKHFFTDRQRRAVEYLSALIAFIIPLIAFIFLIKPVLAHHQVHMILGTWETTLGIHYHFDGLSFLLITINLLISIPVWLYSRKTGPHQETFTIIFLIQSASIAATSLTADLFNLFVCLEVMGVTSYVLVASSEKNKAILSSFTYLIFSATAMVFFLIGTFGLYRISGSLAYDTIAQAKNMLSGSDLLVARLSLVLIVVSVLLRTAVIPLSGWLVGAHSNAPHAVSALLSGVLIKIPLFALVRLLLLVTGTELLGSILAWAGGISTLLGILLALREHHAKRLLAYSSVSQIGYIVTAYGLALASGLETEEGALLLALSLLYAFSHALAKATLFMTVGRASDAVGSKDLHTARGALSALRAQGERFPITGIAYLVAFLSISALPPTIGFWGKNTLVYLSKGHGSTYFLSITSVLTIVVYLKLSAIFLPKKAQEVQNVEPSSTALTSLSLIFLTILLLAGGLWYTELQTFVVQVLSPLGATNATLTSYSALQDLLKTGLTTTIALLFFIIGSKTRLERRFEARRESTASFPNLFFGFALMVAVMAWWLLFPGGVL, from the coding sequence GTGAGCATTGAGAGCCTCTTCCTCAGCCCAGTCTACCTTCCCATGCTTGGTGCTGCACTCATTCTGGTTACCAAGCACTTCTTTACAGACAGACAAAGACGAGCTGTGGAATACCTCTCTGCCCTTATTGCATTCATTATCCCACTCATTGCCTTCATATTCCTGATCAAGCCGGTTCTAGCTCATCATCAGGTGCATATGATTCTCGGAACTTGGGAGACTACACTGGGTATCCACTACCATTTTGACGGGCTCTCCTTCCTCCTTATCACCATCAATCTCCTGATCAGTATCCCGGTTTGGCTCTACAGCAGAAAAACAGGCCCCCATCAGGAAACATTCACGATAATATTCCTCATCCAGAGTGCATCCATCGCTGCCACCAGCCTTACTGCTGACCTATTCAACCTGTTCGTCTGCCTTGAGGTAATGGGGGTAACCAGCTATGTATTGGTTGCCAGTAGTGAGAAGAACAAGGCAATCCTCTCCTCCTTTACCTACCTGATCTTCAGCGCAACGGCAATGGTATTCTTCCTGATAGGAACATTCGGCCTCTATAGAATCTCAGGCTCCCTTGCCTACGACACCATCGCCCAGGCAAAAAACATGCTTTCAGGATCCGACCTCCTGGTTGCCCGTCTCTCGCTTGTCCTGATTGTCGTATCGGTGCTCTTGAGAACTGCAGTCATCCCACTCTCCGGCTGGCTGGTTGGTGCACACTCGAATGCACCCCACGCAGTTTCAGCCTTGCTTTCTGGGGTGTTGATAAAAATACCCCTCTTTGCCCTGGTTCGTCTTTTATTGCTGGTTACCGGTACCGAGTTGCTTGGCTCCATCCTTGCATGGGCAGGAGGGATTTCCACCCTGCTGGGTATTCTCCTGGCACTCAGGGAGCACCACGCCAAGCGTTTGCTTGCCTATAGTTCTGTCAGCCAGATTGGGTATATCGTGACCGCCTATGGATTGGCCTTGGCATCAGGACTTGAGACCGAGGAGGGAGCACTGTTACTCGCGCTCTCACTCCTCTATGCGTTCAGCCATGCCTTGGCAAAAGCGACCCTCTTCATGACGGTAGGACGCGCTAGTGACGCAGTGGGCAGCAAAGATTTGCATACGGCTCGGGGAGCTCTCTCAGCGCTACGTGCACAAGGTGAAAGATTCCCCATTACAGGCATAGCATACCTGGTTGCATTTCTCTCGATCAGTGCACTTCCCCCCACCATTGGGTTCTGGGGCAAAAACACACTTGTATATCTTTCAAAAGGACATGGGTCAACCTACTTTTTGAGTATTACTTCAGTATTGACCATTGTTGTATATCTTAAGCTCTCTGCAATCTTTCTTCCAAAGAAGGCCCAAGAGGTTCAGAACGTGGAACCTTCGTCTACTGCTCTTACCTCTCTATCGCTCATTTTCCTTACGATACTCCTGCTTGCCGGAGGGCTTTGGTATACTGAGCTCCAGACGTTTGTGGTCCAGGTTCTCTCTCCACTTGGAGCTACGAATGCAACTCTGACCAGTTATTCAGCACTCCAGGATTTACTGAAAACAGGGCTCACCACCACTATTGCTTTGCTATTCTTTATCATCGGATCCAAAACCAGATTGGAAAGGCGTTTTGAGGCAAGAAGGGAATCAACAGCATCATTCCCTAATCTCTTCTTTGGTTTTGCGCTCATGGTTGCTGTCATGGCATGGTGGCTCCTCTTTCCGGGAGGAGTACTATGA